GTCATTCCCTTGTTCTTATTCAACAGCAGAAAATATGCTTAGCAGAGCTAACGTATCTTCTCAGGATACCGTGTTAATATCTGGTGCTTCTGGTGGTGTTGGTTCGGCTGCAATTCAGCTTGCCAAAGCTCGTGGAGCGTATGTCATTGCTATCACCAGTCCAAGTAAAAATAAACAATTATTAGCGCTAGGTGCAGATCGAGTAATATCACGAGATGCTGACTTAATTGCAGCTTTTGGTGAAAATAGTATTGATGTTGTTATTGATCTAGTCGCTGGAAAACAGTGGCCTCAATTTTTACAATTGCTAAAACCAGGCAGTAGATACGCTGTATCTGGTGCAATTGGCGGAGCCTTAGTCGATTTGGATATCAGAACACTTTATTTAAAAGATTTAAGTTTTTTCGGCTGTACAGTACTGAACCCTGACATATTCCAAAAATTAATTACCTATATTGAGAAAGGTCAAATTCTTCCAATTGTTGCGGATACTTTCCCATTAGAAGAAATAAATGCAGCTCAAGAAGTTTTCTTACAAAAGAAACACACAGGTAAAATTGTTCTCAAAGTATCTCAATAATAACGATATTTTTAAGGATGGTTTTTCTAGTAACGGCGTCTGTATCGCAATAAATAATGATAGTCTCTGTGATTTGATATAAACAGATATTATCTGCAGTTTTAACGTTAACGAAATAGTTATAAATGTCAGTCAATAGCGAGCAAAAGTTATATGACAATTATTGATGCCTATGGCTGCTTTATCACAGGGCGGACTTGTTACTTGAAGGTAACAGTACCCCCTTTGTTGGCAAAGTTATCGGTCAGGACAAATAAAGTCATGCTACCTAAAAGCAGAGTGCAGAGAACTT
The Colwellia sp. Arc7-D genome window above contains:
- a CDS encoding alcohol dehydrogenase family protein, which gives rise to MTIIPKRMKGIQLIGHGGAENLRYCSDIPVPTPTSNDVLIQVSAAGVNNTDINTRTAWYSKSDSNSADAGWSGTALALPRIQGADVCGIIVAVGDNVCASRIGDRVLIEPCLNEANSQALNSPWYFGSECDGGFAEYTVVAAKHAYKVNSRLSDVELASFPCSYSTAENMLSRANVSSQDTVLISGASGGVGSAAIQLAKARGAYVIAITSPSKNKQLLALGADRVISRDADLIAAFGENSIDVVIDLVAGKQWPQFLQLLKPGSRYAVSGAIGGALVDLDIRTLYLKDLSFFGCTVLNPDIFQKLITYIEKGQILPIVADTFPLEEINAAQEVFLQKKHTGKIVLKVSQ